Genomic window (Pseudomonadota bacterium):
CCTTTTCGGGCAATGCCCATCCTGTCGATTTCAAGGTCTCCCACCTGCCGGTGCATTTCCAGGATTGCGGCTCGGGCCTTTTCAGGGTAATCCGACGCCTTGGCATACCGTTTGGAGGATTCTGAATTCCAGAACTTGAAATCCGGCATGTATATATCGATTATGCCATCCAGCAATTTCAGGGTTTCCACCGAATCATAGCCACTGGAATTATACACCAGAGGGACATTCAGGCCGTTTTCAATTGCCTGGGGCAACGCCGCGACAATCTGTGGTACGACGTGTGAAGGAGTGACAAAATTGATGTTATGGCAGCCTTGTTTCTGGAGACTCACCATGATTGCGGCAAGCTGCCCGGAGGTTACAACATGCCCTTCCCCCAGATGACTGATCTCGAAATTCTGGCAAAAAACGCAGAGTAAACTGCAATTCGTAAAAAAAATCGTCCCGGAACCACTGACCCCCACCAGGGGGCTTTCTTCACCGAAATGGGCGTTATAGTTTGAGACCACTGCCTGCTCACCGGTACTGCACACACCTCGCTGGTCTTCAAGACGATTTACGCCGCAGGCCCGGGGACAGAGCCGGCAATCGTCAAGCTGCTCATGGAGCAGGGCTGCCCGTTTCTCAAGTTCGCCTGTACCGTACAGTTTGAGATATCCTGATTTCTTGTTGCTCGCTACCATAACTGAATCCACTAAACGTTCATTTTGTCTTTATACTTCTTTCTTAAAGTAGAGCTGGAATCAAGAGTTACACAAAAATATTTACAGCTAGCATGTCATCCCATAAGAAATTTTCCTACAGTGAAATAAGATTAATTCCACTTTCTTTTCTTTCTCCAAAACTTTACTGTAAATTAAATCCCACTGTAAAACCCTTATGGAGTTATGTCATTGTTCATCTCCCTGATCCGATCATCCGTCGGTAAAAAATATATCATGGCGGCAACGGGCAGTTTCTTGAGCTTCTTCCTGCTTGCGCATCTTATCGGCAATTCATTTTCCTTTTTCGGCAAAGACGCCTTTAACAGCTATGCATCGCATCTGCATTCCTTAAGTTTCCTCCTCCATATCCTTGAAGTGATCCTGGCACTTATCTTTCTAGCCCATATTCTCACCGCCTTCTTCCTCTATGTTGATAATCTCAAGGCCCGGCCTGACCCCTATGCCGTCTCCAAAGGCACCCGGAGCTGGAACTCAAGAACCATGCCCTACACCGGTTTGATTCTTTTGATCTTCATCCTGGCGCATCTTGAAAACTTCCACTTCACAACTGTCACCGCGACTCCTTCAGAAATGGTAGGAGACCTCCTGGGCAGTCCCGGATCAGCAATATTTTACCTGTTTGCCCTGGCGACGCTGGGCGTCCATCTGAGCCACGGATTCTGGAGCATGTTCCAATCCGCCGGCATCAATCACCCTAAATATAATATTTTTCTGAAAAACGCAGGGCTGGGCGCCGCTGTTATTTTGTGCTCAATTTTCATGCTGATCCCGATCCTGGCGTTATTGACTGAATGGTTTCTACAATAAATGGACGAAAAATGGACTTGAATCCTCGCATACCCTCCGGTGCTCTCCAGGAAAAATGGGATAACTGCCGTTTTGAAACCAGGCTGGTCAATCCTGCAAACAAACGGAAATTCGAAATAATCGTTGTCGGCACCGGCCTTGCCGGCGCATCAGCAGCGGCAAGCCTTGGCGAACTTGGCTACAACGTCAAAACCTTCTGCATTCAGGACAGCCCGCGCCGCGCGCACAGCATCGCAGCCCAGGGCGGGATCAATGCTGCCAAGAATTACCAGAACGATGGTGACAGCATCTGGCGGCTGTTTTACGACACCATTAAAGGCGGTGACTTCAGGGCCAGAGAAGCCAATGTCTATCGCCTGGCGCAGATCAGCAACAGCATTAT
Coding sequences:
- a CDS encoding radical SAM protein — its product is MVASNKKSGYLKLYGTGELEKRAALLHEQLDDCRLCPRACGVNRLEDQRGVCSTGEQAVVSNYNAHFGEESPLVGVSGSGTIFFTNCSLLCVFCQNFEISHLGEGHVVTSGQLAAIMVSLQKQGCHNINFVTPSHVVPQIVAALPQAIENGLNVPLVYNSSGYDSVETLKLLDGIIDIYMPDFKFWNSESSKRYAKASDYPEKARAAILEMHRQVGDLEIDRMGIARKGLLVRHLVMPGGFHETKAIMDFLAREISMHTYVNVMAQYRPCGKAYDYPPLDRSLTHEEYAEALRYAREAGLVRLDERNMVRLLRHLGVI
- a CDS encoding succinate dehydrogenase cytochrome b subunit, coding for MSLFISLIRSSVGKKYIMAATGSFLSFFLLAHLIGNSFSFFGKDAFNSYASHLHSLSFLLHILEVILALIFLAHILTAFFLYVDNLKARPDPYAVSKGTRSWNSRTMPYTGLILLIFILAHLENFHFTTVTATPSEMVGDLLGSPGSAIFYLFALATLGVHLSHGFWSMFQSAGINHPKYNIFLKNAGLGAAVILCSIFMLIPILALLTEWFLQ